A single Blastopirellula retiformator DNA region contains:
- a CDS encoding cadherin domain-containing protein: protein MASERLEIRDLLALTTIDLVEDLTIAEGTTRDITLDHISGASSVLVGLKIKGTGGNFDPNVPLIHLKDNPSQVITPVSAMANVNGTTDSLVFFEMGTATLTIEVGGNGGGEFQAEIFLFGDSDGSGMTSEQEYMKASAAQMQGAGTGNQNTALYYKSVWGIDFNQSQYDYEFDLNQNGKVESHELSWVQRNQNVVIHLDLIGDIDPPTIEVGLVDDSAAVDFPGADSDGVTNVLPATSTEAVIRGSITDFSNITGATISGTDATFDLFADTIAEKDLSDIRNITFGLSADDLETLFGTDVTAGGAFTLMLNATDDLGNTYATPINFTFEFDTTAPAAPSIDLTTDTGVSTTDDLTNASTLQFEVTTEAGSIVELFVDGVSAGKLIDGADAGEVLFNLMSQFTTDDDYDITAMAYDAAGNASALSTVLTVTVDRNIDAPVLDLANKSVEAGASATRTEEDNADFEVTVEVGATVTIGGISATDSDDDGKVTISDVPLSVGVNTLQVTYTDEAGNSGSTTVEIVSNNTPVVDNTSLDGASLDETTPDNLNNPVSLIGFNVDLTAGSKDVGETLSYEVSGIDALDDSLNSLGAAGVIVSINAGGVVTISDPTGTLNFENGVRYLTFTVKATDDKGDGFDNNPGEGLTSAGVTFTIDVNDINETPTLTPTTVTGSIDENSAAMAAVTLDQMLTAFDPDNTDGEGLEQTLTYQFATGGNPDGLFDIDGTTGAITLKAGDTLDYEVAKSYQLTIEITDSVTTSAPVTVDITVNDVNEAPEIDEASYSFTIDEIADNSSTAEDSQVGLVSATDPDAADDTSTATNPTFAELTYTLTGTGAENFNVDSAGNIKVAANATLDFETQSVFNLTLTATDINGAGLDSVGVPVTITLNDVNETPRIEDAIYMAGVAEDAGAGAPVSVTPALSAVDPDDADSVNLETLTYSFEGGGLTSGPFTINPADGTITVTAEDSLDFETQDTYVLSIVVTDGVNTSAPLALTVNISDVNEAPVLNATNYTVSELMLQNASGDTGLTLDFTDPEGGVVTFTNLTASESGDNYFTFEVDGNGKIHYTNGPVPPGTYELSFEGTDDGSPAQMFSGTITINVVDNLPPVVDDDEFDVAENLADDTTAFTLTFSEQNGETDGIASVTLQDSAGGAFRLGTLSGNSIDVIIDDTTLIDFESDPTMSITVRVTDGVGSFADYVIDINVPDANDAPTYVGGTNFSTDEFVAAIPPTDGTPADDSDLSPALDLSTAFTDQDASDMGNLTFSIDPASNPDGIFAVQGSKIVVANPGLLDFDDGPTSYDITVQAFDGDATTSQVITISLTPQNELPLPTDGNGTPLTHDAGVVDLGVLNLIFDDIVPADNKAGETLPGGLSMNGILDVLDKLNLAADPEGDTIFFSQIGDVSQFLIDSATGEIELAASLAEPVGNFDDYELFFNYGDGADTSDVLLGATGGMKLAIRVQRNNPPVITPDTASATIAEGTAVDTPVGIELTLTDADVADTILTPALSGQFSGAFKLVETSTNVYSLQVADPALLDYEAVRAVNADGEITLMVDVMDDRGGVAATVALTVTVTDVNEAPSFDNGSFSFTVDEIAPGSATDTGTMLTGGPVAVTDPDAADDGVVPASDASFSQLAFELSGTGAENFEIDANGVITVAAGADLDFETTSQYVLTVSVTDQNGAGLSAPTTATVTIDINDVNEAPETSGEATAAIVIDESQLFAGGNPNFEANVTVQIPDPNQANSTIDRDGYELRFAIEDIVDEMDNPIFSDVDDAIANLTFDVVSGFSYANGDSFVSATVDGNTGELVLHVLHYLPSQNRAPQTITIRAEDPDGLFSAEADLTIKFEVENIVDVQIRAVKDISANDGTGGGVTQELLPGSESLTLVADDSLDNTFYYELWVSVNYGADQAAPGRVYFDGMSLFNYNLQYDNRYLNLVTSGFDQLDNTPIAGLAPSFFVNGDDGYIFNIVGLMSTVATTGNNSGVNGNGAYMFPDMSAGDYARIATMEFTLDTNLMEPDTSDQLISLFYGDPAPFVTPTSGPISVLLDPTGATGDGGPVLEATAEAQVTVVSFDQISENTSMTEVVTDFLVFDVNASPFSLNLTGNDSFNSKFINNAFTAQNPSGSVSNLTGKLYVQILDATMSDPAKLRIVAADLQFDMDESYTPADGVNPNNADDAAPANLGLESGSRDFAFRNMELMLSEAIELEITGDFFGGSMGLFDSQEMDLFFSSGRIDQAEFKSVEGIYETTETDLTGSVVDSYASESGTITATDGGSAGFADDDISLTFNLKRALVNQPLSPGAATLVSLFGQSTITATYDGNGGGVPLMGTVSADGGQPLEEGSGVFMSVVDSPTAMDENGEIAALPVSNTWQSEWDTFWVEVWGNTADAAGIQSGVVDLKYNTNLFTATKIEYASTFDQNRGGLINDVSGVITNLGSGTSAEGVGKDGFVLLGRVRFQSLVQDGLSIEDGLQYGPASLDLEITRGQLELTDQGLVRASTGDAPNLDVWAVPYDLDDDGNVSLVDLMQIVRNIGNQSIAVDDAMTAATDFNNDGYTSLEDLTLLVRNVGVSKATAENLSYPTTFTQLWVGSGLVTDGPDTVDAIFTAANAAWAEALGLDEPLDVRLEVTNLSGAQLGEAKLVGLNEEGLPVRGVLTIDSDGAGFGWSTDLEGGPSSDQYDLYTVMMHELGHLYGFMPQYSAFGEHIETFEDSVIFVGDMFAVEMDARGEHVNADLYSSDLMSPYLAPGIRKEISSLNVEMILTAYASADENTTVDPRSAALTEQSADGQSPVIVSPVTETTTVEIESVLSTTSFVLGDDVADLSDVSGRTGVAVVMPETTRRTLEQNGIAFKTLSNYSAVEAEYVSEAMTDVDTYFDDSSLIESTISDIDVSESGDAEDESLDDLFAEWDEIEMA, encoded by the coding sequence TTGGCAAGCGAACGCCTAGAGATTCGCGACCTCCTCGCGTTGACCACCATCGACCTGGTGGAAGACCTTACCATCGCAGAGGGGACGACCCGTGACATCACGCTCGACCATATCAGTGGAGCCTCTTCGGTTCTGGTTGGCCTGAAGATCAAGGGAACCGGCGGCAACTTCGATCCCAACGTGCCGCTCATCCACCTGAAGGACAATCCTTCGCAGGTCATCACGCCGGTCAGTGCGATGGCCAACGTCAACGGCACGACCGATAGCCTGGTCTTCTTCGAGATGGGCACCGCGACCCTGACGATCGAAGTCGGCGGCAACGGCGGCGGCGAATTCCAAGCCGAGATTTTCCTGTTCGGCGACTCGGACGGGAGCGGCATGACGAGCGAACAAGAATACATGAAGGCGAGCGCCGCCCAGATGCAAGGCGCCGGCACGGGGAACCAGAATACCGCGCTTTATTACAAGTCGGTTTGGGGAATCGACTTCAACCAGTCGCAATACGATTACGAGTTCGACCTGAATCAAAACGGCAAGGTTGAATCGCACGAACTGAGTTGGGTCCAGCGGAACCAGAACGTCGTCATTCATCTCGACCTGATCGGCGACATTGATCCCCCGACCATCGAGGTCGGCCTGGTCGACGATTCGGCCGCGGTGGATTTCCCAGGCGCCGATTCTGACGGCGTGACCAACGTTCTGCCCGCCACTTCGACCGAAGCGGTGATTCGCGGTTCGATCACCGACTTCAGCAACATCACCGGGGCGACGATCAGCGGCACCGACGCGACGTTTGATCTCTTCGCCGACACGATCGCGGAAAAAGACCTCTCCGACATCCGCAACATCACCTTCGGCCTGAGTGCGGACGACCTGGAAACGTTGTTTGGAACCGACGTCACCGCCGGCGGCGCCTTCACGCTGATGCTGAACGCGACCGACGACCTGGGCAACACCTACGCGACGCCGATCAACTTCACGTTCGAGTTCGACACGACGGCCCCGGCCGCTCCGTCGATCGATCTGACGACCGATACCGGCGTCTCGACGACCGACGACCTGACCAATGCCAGCACCTTGCAGTTCGAGGTCACGACCGAAGCCGGTTCGATCGTCGAACTGTTCGTCGACGGCGTTTCGGCTGGCAAACTGATCGATGGCGCCGACGCCGGCGAAGTGCTGTTCAACCTGATGTCGCAATTCACCACGGATGACGACTACGACATCACGGCGATGGCTTATGACGCCGCGGGTAACGCCAGCGCGCTCAGCACCGTCTTGACCGTCACCGTCGATCGCAACATCGACGCCCCGGTCTTGGACCTGGCCAACAAGTCGGTCGAAGCGGGCGCCTCGGCCACGCGTACCGAAGAAGACAACGCCGACTTTGAAGTCACTGTCGAAGTGGGCGCCACCGTCACCATCGGCGGCATCTCAGCCACCGATAGCGACGATGACGGCAAGGTTACGATCAGCGATGTGCCGCTGTCGGTCGGCGTCAACACGCTGCAAGTCACCTACACGGACGAAGCGGGCAACAGCGGCTCGACGACCGTCGAAATCGTCAGCAACAACACCCCGGTCGTCGACAACACCAGCCTGGATGGCGCCAGCCTGGACGAAACGACTCCGGACAACTTGAACAATCCGGTTTCGCTGATCGGCTTCAACGTCGACCTGACCGCTGGCAGCAAGGACGTGGGCGAAACGCTCTCGTACGAAGTCTCCGGCATCGACGCCCTCGACGACAGCTTGAACTCGCTGGGCGCGGCTGGCGTGATCGTCTCGATCAACGCGGGCGGCGTGGTGACGATCTCGGATCCGACTGGCACGCTCAACTTTGAAAATGGCGTTCGCTACCTGACGTTCACCGTCAAAGCGACCGACGACAAGGGTGACGGTTTCGACAACAACCCGGGCGAAGGTCTGACCTCGGCCGGCGTCACCTTCACCATCGACGTCAACGACATCAACGAAACCCCGACGCTGACTCCCACCACGGTCACTGGTTCGATCGACGAGAATAGTGCGGCGATGGCCGCGGTAACGCTCGACCAGATGTTGACCGCCTTCGATCCAGACAATACCGACGGCGAAGGCCTGGAGCAAACGCTTACCTATCAGTTCGCCACCGGCGGCAACCCGGACGGCCTGTTCGATATCGACGGAACCACCGGCGCCATCACGCTGAAAGCGGGCGATACGCTCGACTATGAAGTCGCCAAGTCGTATCAGCTGACCATCGAAATCACCGACAGCGTGACGACCAGCGCTCCGGTCACCGTCGACATTACCGTCAACGACGTCAACGAAGCGCCCGAAATTGACGAAGCGAGCTACTCGTTCACGATCGACGAAATCGCCGACAATAGCTCGACCGCCGAAGATTCGCAGGTCGGACTCGTTTCGGCGACCGATCCGGACGCCGCCGACGATACTTCGACGGCGACCAACCCGACCTTCGCCGAGCTCACCTACACGCTGACCGGAACCGGCGCCGAGAACTTCAACGTCGACAGCGCCGGCAACATCAAGGTCGCCGCCAACGCGACCCTCGATTTCGAGACCCAAAGCGTCTTCAACCTGACCCTGACCGCGACCGACATCAACGGAGCCGGTTTGGACAGCGTCGGCGTGCCGGTCACGATCACGCTGAACGACGTGAATGAAACCCCGCGGATCGAAGATGCGATTTACATGGCGGGAGTTGCTGAAGATGCGGGCGCCGGCGCCCCTGTCTCGGTCACCCCGGCTCTGTCGGCGGTCGATCCGGATGACGCGGATTCGGTCAACCTCGAAACGCTGACCTACAGCTTCGAGGGAGGCGGCCTGACCAGCGGTCCGTTCACCATTAACCCAGCCGACGGCACGATCACCGTCACAGCTGAGGATTCGCTCGACTTTGAGACCCAGGACACCTACGTCCTAAGCATCGTCGTCACCGATGGCGTCAACACCAGCGCACCGTTGGCATTGACCGTCAACATTTCGGACGTCAACGAAGCCCCGGTTCTGAACGCGACCAACTACACCGTCTCGGAACTGATGCTGCAAAACGCCAGCGGCGACACCGGCCTGACGCTCGACTTCACCGATCCGGAAGGTGGCGTGGTGACCTTCACCAACCTTACCGCGTCGGAATCGGGCGACAACTACTTCACCTTCGAGGTCGACGGCAACGGCAAGATCCATTACACCAACGGTCCGGTTCCGCCTGGCACGTATGAACTCAGCTTTGAGGGTACGGACGACGGCTCGCCGGCTCAGATGTTCAGCGGCACGATCACGATCAACGTCGTCGACAACCTGCCGCCGGTCGTTGACGACGACGAATTCGACGTCGCCGAGAACCTGGCTGATGACACGACGGCCTTCACGCTCACCTTCTCCGAGCAGAATGGCGAAACGGACGGCATCGCTTCGGTCACGCTGCAAGACAGCGCCGGAGGGGCCTTCCGACTCGGCACGCTCTCGGGCAACAGCATCGACGTCATCATCGATGACACCACGCTGATCGACTTCGAGAGCGATCCGACGATGTCGATTACCGTACGCGTAACCGACGGCGTCGGCAGCTTCGCCGACTACGTCATCGACATCAACGTGCCGGATGCGAATGACGCTCCGACCTACGTCGGCGGCACGAACTTCTCGACGGATGAATTCGTCGCTGCGATTCCGCCGACCGACGGAACTCCGGCCGATGACTCGGATCTGTCGCCGGCGCTCGACTTGTCGACCGCCTTTACCGATCAAGACGCCTCGGACATGGGCAACCTGACCTTCTCGATCGATCCGGCCAGCAACCCCGATGGCATCTTCGCGGTCCAAGGTTCCAAGATCGTTGTCGCCAACCCGGGCCTCCTCGATTTCGACGACGGTCCGACCTCGTACGACATCACGGTTCAGGCATTCGACGGCGACGCGACCACCTCGCAGGTGATCACGATCTCTCTGACCCCGCAAAACGAACTCCCCCTGCCGACCGACGGCAATGGCACGCCGCTGACGCACGACGCCGGGGTGGTCGACTTGGGCGTCTTGAACCTGATCTTCGACGACATTGTTCCGGCCGACAACAAGGCGGGCGAAACCTTGCCTGGCGGTTTGTCGATGAACGGCATTCTCGATGTCCTCGACAAGCTGAACTTGGCCGCTGATCCGGAAGGGGACACGATCTTCTTCAGCCAGATTGGCGACGTGTCGCAGTTCCTGATCGACAGCGCGACTGGCGAAATCGAGCTGGCCGCGTCTCTGGCCGAGCCTGTCGGCAACTTCGACGATTACGAACTGTTCTTCAACTACGGTGACGGAGCCGACACGTCTGACGTACTGCTCGGCGCCACCGGCGGCATGAAGTTGGCCATTCGCGTTCAACGCAACAACCCGCCGGTCATCACGCCCGACACGGCGTCCGCCACCATCGCCGAAGGGACGGCGGTCGACACGCCGGTTGGCATCGAGCTGACGCTGACCGACGCCGACGTGGCCGATACGATCCTGACCCCAGCTCTGTCGGGCCAATTCTCCGGCGCCTTCAAGCTGGTTGAAACTAGCACCAACGTCTATTCGCTGCAGGTGGCCGATCCGGCCCTGCTCGACTACGAGGCGGTCCGTGCGGTCAACGCCGATGGCGAAATCACGCTGATGGTTGACGTCATGGACGATCGCGGCGGCGTCGCAGCCACCGTGGCCCTCACCGTGACGGTCACCGATGTCAACGAAGCCCCATCGTTTGATAACGGCAGCTTCAGCTTCACGGTCGACGAAATCGCGCCGGGCAGTGCGACTGATACCGGCACGATGCTGACCGGTGGCCCGGTCGCCGTGACCGACCCGGATGCCGCCGACGATGGTGTTGTGCCGGCCAGCGACGCCAGCTTCTCGCAACTGGCGTTCGAGCTCAGCGGTACTGGTGCCGAGAACTTTGAAATCGACGCCAACGGCGTGATCACCGTCGCCGCGGGCGCCGATCTCGATTTCGAGACGACCTCGCAATATGTGCTGACCGTTTCGGTCACCGACCAAAACGGCGCCGGCCTGTCGGCTCCGACGACGGCGACCGTCACGATCGACATCAACGACGTCAACGAAGCTCCGGAAACGAGCGGCGAAGCGACCGCCGCGATCGTCATCGACGAGTCGCAGTTGTTCGCCGGCGGCAATCCGAACTTTGAAGCCAACGTGACGGTGCAGATTCCGGATCCGAATCAAGCCAATAGCACGATCGACCGCGACGGTTACGAGCTTCGGTTCGCGATCGAAGACATCGTCGACGAGATGGACAACCCGATCTTCAGCGATGTGGACGACGCGATTGCGAATCTGACCTTCGACGTCGTCTCCGGTTTCAGCTACGCCAATGGCGATTCGTTCGTCAGCGCCACCGTCGACGGCAACACCGGCGAACTGGTCCTCCACGTCCTCCACTACCTGCCGTCGCAGAACCGGGCTCCGCAGACGATCACGATTCGTGCGGAAGACCCTGATGGCCTGTTCTCGGCCGAAGCTGACCTGACGATCAAGTTCGAGGTCGAGAATATCGTCGACGTCCAGATCCGTGCGGTCAAAGATATCTCGGCCAACGACGGCACCGGCGGCGGCGTCACCCAGGAATTACTGCCGGGTTCGGAAAGCCTGACGCTGGTTGCCGACGATTCGCTCGACAACACGTTCTACTACGAACTGTGGGTGTCGGTGAATTACGGAGCGGATCAAGCCGCGCCGGGCCGGGTTTACTTCGACGGCATGAGCTTGTTCAACTACAACCTCCAGTATGACAACCGCTATCTCAACCTGGTGACCAGCGGGTTCGATCAATTGGACAATACGCCGATCGCCGGACTTGCGCCAAGCTTCTTCGTAAATGGTGACGATGGTTACATTTTCAACATCGTCGGCTTGATGTCGACGGTCGCGACGACGGGGAACAACAGTGGCGTTAACGGCAACGGCGCCTACATGTTCCCCGACATGAGCGCCGGCGACTATGCTCGCATCGCGACGATGGAGTTCACGCTCGACACCAACCTGATGGAACCCGATACGTCCGATCAGCTGATTTCGCTCTTCTATGGCGATCCTGCTCCGTTCGTCACCCCGACTAGCGGTCCGATTTCGGTGTTGCTCGACCCGACTGGAGCAACCGGCGACGGAGGTCCGGTCCTCGAGGCGACGGCGGAAGCGCAAGTCACTGTCGTCTCTTTCGACCAGATTTCGGAAAACACTTCGATGACCGAAGTAGTCACCGACTTCCTGGTCTTTGACGTCAACGCCTCTCCATTCAGCCTCAATCTGACTGGAAATGATTCGTTCAACAGCAAGTTTATCAACAACGCATTTACCGCTCAAAATCCGAGCGGCTCCGTGTCCAATCTTACTGGCAAGCTGTACGTTCAGATCCTGGATGCGACGATGTCGGATCCAGCCAAGCTGCGAATTGTCGCTGCTGACCTACAGTTCGATATGGACGAGAGCTATACGCCGGCCGATGGCGTTAACCCGAACAATGCGGACGACGCGGCTCCGGCCAACTTAGGCCTGGAATCGGGTTCGCGCGATTTCGCCTTCCGCAACATGGAATTGATGCTCTCTGAAGCGATTGAGCTCGAAATTACAGGCGATTTCTTCGGCGGCAGCATGGGACTGTTCGACTCCCAGGAGATGGACCTATTCTTCTCGTCCGGAAGAATTGACCAAGCTGAGTTCAAAAGCGTCGAAGGCATTTACGAAACCACGGAAACCGATCTCACCGGTAGCGTCGTCGACAGCTACGCCTCGGAATCGGGGACGATTACCGCGACGGATGGCGGCAGTGCCGGCTTTGCGGATGATGACATCTCGCTAACGTTCAACCTGAAGCGTGCGTTGGTCAATCAACCGCTTTCCCCTGGAGCAGCAACTCTCGTAAGCCTATTCGGACAGTCGACCATTACTGCCACGTATGATGGAAATGGTGGCGGCGTACCGCTGATGGGTACGGTATCGGCAGATGGCGGACAACCGCTGGAAGAGGGTAGTGGCGTCTTCATGTCGGTCGTCGATTCGCCAACCGCGATGGACGAGAATGGCGAAATCGCCGCGTTGCCGGTCAGCAATACCTGGCAGAGCGAATGGGACACCTTCTGGGTTGAAGTCTGGGGCAATACGGCGGATGCCGCCGGAATTCAGTCTGGCGTTGTCGACCTGAAGTACAACACCAACTTGTTCACCGCGACGAAGATCGAGTACGCCTCGACGTTCGACCAAAACCGTGGCGGCCTGATCAACGACGTGTCTGGCGTCATTACCAACCTCGGCAGCGGCACGTCTGCCGAAGGTGTTGGAAAAGATGGGTTCGTCCTGCTGGGTCGCGTCCGCTTCCAATCGCTGGTCCAGGATGGGCTGTCGATCGAAGACGGCCTGCAATACGGCCCGGCGAGCCTGGATCTGGAAATTACCCGCGGCCAGTTGGAACTGACCGATCAAGGTCTGGTCCGCGCCTCGACCGGCGACGCGCCGAACCTCGACGTTTGGGCCGTTCCTTACGATCTGGACGACGATGGCAACGTTTCGCTGGTCGACCTGATGCAGATCGTCCGCAACATCGGCAACCAGTCGATCGCAGTCGATGACGCCATGACGGCGGCCACCGACTTCAACAACGACGGTTACACGTCGCTGGAAGACCTGACCTTGTTGGTCCGCAATGTCGGCGTCTCGAAGGCGACCGCCGAGAACCTGTCTTACCCGACCACGTTCACCCAACTGTGGGTCGGCAGCGGTCTGGTTACCGATGGGCCTGACACGGTCGACGCGATCTTCACGGCGGCCAACGCCGCCTGGGCCGAAGCCCTTGGCCTGGACGAGCCGCTCGACGTTCGCCTGGAAGTCACCAACCTGAGCGGCGCTCAGTTGGGTGAAGCCAAGCTGGTTGGGCTGAACGAAGAAGGCCTGCCGGTTCGCGGCGTGCTGACCATCGACAGTGACGGCGCCGGCTTCGGCTGGTCGACCGACCTGGAAGGGGGCCCCAGCAGCGATCAGTACGACCTGTACACCGTGATGATGCACGAGCTGGGGCACTTGTACGGCTTCATGCCGCAGTACTCGGCGTTTGGCGAACACATCGAGACGTTTGAGGATTCGGTCATCTTCGTCGGCGACATGTTCGCCGTCGAGATGGACGCTCGCGGCGAGCACGTGAATGCGGATCTCTACTCGTCGGATCTCATGAGCCCCTACTTGGCTCCGGGCATTCGCAAGGAGATCTCGTCGCTCAACGTCGAGATGATCCTGACCGCCTACGCCTCGGCCGACGAGAACACGACAGTCGATCCCCGTAGCGCCGCGTTAACCGAGCAATCGGCCGACGGTCAGAGTCCGGTCATCGTCAGCCCGGTCACCGAAACGACCACCGTCGAAATTGAATCGGTCCTGTCGACCACCAGCTTCGTGCTGGGAGACGACGTCGCCGACCTGTCCGACGTCAGCGGTCGCACCGGGGTCGCGGTCGTCATGCCCGAAACGACCCGTCGCACGCTGGAGCAGAACGGCATCGCGTTCAAGACGCTGTCGAACTACTCGGCGGTCGAAGCGGAGTACGTCTCGGAAGCGATGACCGACGTCGACACCTACTTCGACGACTCGTCGCTGATCGAATCGACGATCTCCGATATCGACGTCAGCGAATCGGGCGACGCCGAAGACGAATCGCTCGACGATCTGTTCGCCGAATGGGACGAAATCGAAATGGCCTAA
- a CDS encoding metallophosphoesterase family protein, which yields MTAGSRIFAIGDVHGCCDALAALLAQIAPRAEDMVVMLGDYVDRGPDSAGVIDLLIEWSGRTQMIFLRGNHEVMMLNSRTSSEQRHFWRECGGAETMESYGGSLNNVPQSHWDFLLATAPYFETDKFFFVHANYQYDLPLKDQPPLFLYWEHLRPAPPPQHENGKQAFVGHTPQKDGLPGDFGHLIAADTFCVGGGKLTAVECNLLECFQVDRDGTEPSNFWLR from the coding sequence ATGACTGCTGGATCTCGAATTTTCGCCATTGGCGACGTACATGGATGTTGTGACGCTTTAGCGGCACTGCTGGCGCAGATTGCCCCGCGAGCGGAAGATATGGTCGTGATGCTCGGCGACTACGTCGATCGTGGACCCGATTCGGCCGGCGTGATCGACCTGTTAATCGAGTGGAGCGGGCGGACGCAGATGATTTTTCTGCGAGGGAATCATGAAGTGATGATGTTGAACTCGCGCACTAGCAGTGAGCAGCGTCATTTTTGGCGCGAATGCGGCGGCGCCGAAACGATGGAGAGCTACGGCGGCAGTCTGAATAACGTCCCCCAAAGCCATTGGGATTTTCTGCTGGCGACGGCGCCCTATTTCGAGACCGACAAATTCTTCTTCGTCCACGCGAACTATCAATACGATTTGCCGCTCAAAGATCAGCCTCCCCTGTTTCTTTATTGGGAGCATCTGCGACCCGCGCCGCCACCGCAGCACGAAAACGGGAAGCAGGCGTTTGTTGGCCACACGCCGCAGAAGGATGGGCTGCCAGGCGACTTCGGCCATTTGATTGCCGCCGACACGTTTTGCGTCGGCGGCGGCAAGTTGACCGCCGTCGAGTGTAATCTGCTGGAGTGCTTCCAGGTCGATCGCGATGGTACCGAGCCGTCGAACTTCTGGCTGCGATAA
- a CDS encoding M24 family metallopeptidase produces MSELDLNIDASRARQQRLWNALASVELDAIIVTQIEHIQYLVGPRFAWTHSPAAILFADGTTTLIAPNEPPATAAADEILTYEAQWLCTLRNDQRHACSEVLLTYLKSRDKLGKIGVEYSTFSLHMSQQLDATLVDVEPTLYQLRRKKDPDELARLKKAITGTARMYEVARDMIRPGVSELNVFNALQAAAVKEYGEMLTGAGNDYASGEKGGPPRDRLTEDGELYILDLGPAYRGYFADNCRTIAVNGKPTDEQQQTWEIVMQTFDHVQKTVRPGKSCKELFNEVVGILSAAPIGVFDHHLGHGIGLFPHEGPHLNSCWDDVFAEGDVFTVEPGLYDEKLRYGMRLENDYLVTADGVELLSDFPIGLT; encoded by the coding sequence ATGAGCGAACTAGACCTGAACATCGATGCAAGCCGAGCACGCCAGCAACGACTTTGGAACGCACTCGCCTCGGTCGAACTCGACGCGATTATCGTCACGCAAATCGAACATATTCAATATCTGGTCGGTCCCCGTTTCGCGTGGACGCATTCGCCGGCCGCGATTCTGTTCGCCGACGGCACGACGACGTTGATCGCCCCGAACGAGCCCCCGGCAACCGCCGCGGCCGATGAGATTTTGACTTACGAAGCGCAGTGGCTTTGCACGCTGCGAAACGACCAGCGTCACGCCTGCAGCGAAGTCTTGTTGACCTACCTGAAGTCGCGCGACAAGCTCGGCAAGATCGGCGTCGAATATTCGACCTTCTCGCTGCACATGTCGCAGCAGCTCGACGCGACGCTGGTCGACGTCGAACCGACCCTCTATCAACTGCGTCGCAAGAAGGATCCGGACGAGCTGGCCCGCCTAAAGAAGGCGATCACCGGCACCGCGCGGATGTACGAGGTGGCCCGCGACATGATCCGCCCCGGCGTCAGCGAACTGAACGTCTTCAACGCGCTGCAAGCGGCGGCGGTAAAAGAATATGGCGAGATGCTGACCGGCGCCGGCAACGACTACGCCAGTGGAGAGAAGGGGGGACCGCCGCGGGATCGCCTGACCGAAGATGGCGAGTTGTACATTCTTGACCTGGGGCCCGCCTATCGGGGCTACTTTGCCGACAACTGCCGCACGATCGCCGTCAACGGCAAGCCGACCGACGAGCAACAACAAACGTGGGAGATCGTCATGCAGACGTTTGACCACGTCCAAAAGACCGTGCGTCCCGGTAAAAGCTGCAAAGAGTTGTTCAACGAAGTCGTGGGGATCCTTAGCGCCGCTCCGATTGGCGTTTTCGACCATCACTTGGGGCACGGCATTGGCCTCTTCCCGCATGAAGGCCCGCACCTGAACTCCTGCTGGGACGACGTCTTCGCCGAAGGGGACGTCTTCACCGTCGAGCCAGGCCTGTATGACGAGAAGCTTCGTTACGGCATGCGGCTAGAGAACGACTACCTGGTGACCGCCGACGGCGTCGAGCTGCTCTCCGATTTCCCGATTGGGCTGACCTAA
- a CDS encoding YqgE/AlgH family protein yields the protein MQSLQGQLLIASPHLPDPNFLRTVVLMVQHDDEGALGLVLTRPTELTMAAMWQEVAEEEIEDESPVFLGGPVQGPLMALHAYKAAGEIEVLPGVYFSSDKDHLETLVRQSIEPKRLFIGYSGWGQHQLEAEMDAGGWLLLPADAELVFTTDVDRLWKDVTSKIGSDIMRSTLHLKGMPTDPNLN from the coding sequence ATGCAGTCGCTTCAAGGTCAATTGCTGATTGCGTCCCCTCATTTGCCGGATCCCAACTTCTTGCGGACGGTCGTCTTGATGGTGCAGCATGACGACGAAGGGGCGCTTGGCTTGGTTTTGACTCGCCCGACCGAACTGACGATGGCGGCGATGTGGCAAGAGGTCGCGGAAGAGGAAATCGAGGACGAGAGCCCGGTTTTTTTGGGCGGCCCGGTACAAGGTCCGCTAATGGCGCTGCACGCCTACAAGGCGGCAGGCGAAATCGAGGTTCTGCCGGGCGTCTATTTCTCGAGCGACAAGGACCATCTCGAAACGTTGGTCCGCCAATCGATTGAACCGAAGCGGCTGTTCATCGGCTACTCGGGCTGGGGCCAGCATCAGCTGGAGGCTGAGATGGACGCCGGCGGCTGGCTGTTGTTGCCGGCCGACGCCGAGCTGGTTTTTACGACCGACGTCGATCGGCTCTGGAAGGACGTGACCAGCAAGATCGGTTCCGACATCATGCGGTCAACGCTCCATTTAAAGGGCATGCCGACCGACCCGAATTTGAACTGA